Proteins encoded by one window of Anopheles maculipalpis chromosome 2RL, idAnoMacuDA_375_x, whole genome shotgun sequence:
- the LOC126567526 gene encoding pickpocket protein 28-like, producing the protein MAPTSIPLRLYADRAAKFVPHQGRPITVRKLREASNAGLNIFRDYCANSSIHGFKYFVGTNRTRAEKIWWATMCILSIYGCGSLIQTVYDKWRRDPVVVTFAEKPTPIYDIPFPAVTICPITKVKSSVLNFTEVYQRVVHRSGNVSEKEYDRFLAMLQVCDFSFNEFLPNQSFDNNLVRVLKNMALSFEDTFLTCIWRNKYTSCKGLFESTLTERGICYTFNGLSADVILRKEEFHQDFEHLGEKRSSENWSMEQGYKPNLGLDVYPRRVVSSGSPAGLIVLLKADLEDMDYLCGNSFQGFQVQIHTPDQCPQISSQSIRVPMNHALTVRLDPFLITTSENVKSYSAQKRRCYYPHERYLRFFRIYTKRNCELECLANFTLHMCGCVQYSMPRPPGVYICGIGRLECCDQAELILQEQGLRLVDNSSKMLLQSCHCLPACIFLEYKTEISQAHFDWQRLTSTVHLYEKEMNHSEMSSISIYYKEPQFISIKRNQLFGLNDFIANCGGILGLFMGVSLLSIVEILYYFTMKPLINHFMQKHRKNHKIATVEPYVPGGTYSSVFNKFLRDIV; encoded by the exons ATGGCGCCAACATCAATTCCACTACGGCTGTACGCGGATCGGGCGGCAAAGTTTGTACCGCACCAAGGCCGACCGATCACGGTGCGCAAGTTGAGGGAGGCTAGCAACGCGGGATTGAATATCTTTCGGGACTACTGTGCGAATAGTTCGATCCATGGGTTTAAGTACTTCGTGGGGACGAACAGAACGCGTGCGGAAAA AATCTGGTGGGCGACAATGTGCATCCTCTCGATTTACGGTTGCGGCAGCCTCATACAGACCGTGTACGATAAGTGGCGACGTGATCCGGTAGTGGTTACTTTCGCAGAGAAACCAACCCCTATCTACGATATCCCATTCCCAGCCGTTACCATCTGTCCGATCACGAAGGTGAAGTCAAGTGTGCTCAACTTTACTGAAGTGTATCAGCGCGTTGTACACCGTAGTGGGAACGTCTCTGAAAAGGA ATATGATCGATTTTTGGCAATGTTACAGGTGTGTGACTTTTCGTTCAATGAATTTCTTCCCAACCAAAGCTTCGACAACAATCTTGTGCGTGTGCTGAAAAATATGGCTCTCTCGTTTGAGGATACGTTCTTGACTTGTATCTGGAGGAATAAGTACACCAGCTGCAAGGGTCTGTTCGAATCGACGCTGACGGAGCGTGGTATATGCTACACCTTCAATGGGCTTTCTGCGGACGTTATTCTACGCAAGGAAGAGTTTCACCAAGATTTTGAACATTTGGGCGAAAAAAGATCATCAGAGAATTGGTCGATGGAACAAGGATACAAACCCAATCTGGGACTTGATGTTTACCCTAGAAGAGTGGTAAGTTCTGGATCTCCTGCTGGACTAATAGTGCTTCTTAAGGCAGACCTGGAAGATATGGACTATCTTTGTGGG AATTCATTCCAGGGCTTTCAAGTGCAGATCCACACTCCGGATCAATGTCCGCAGATCTCGAGCCAAAGTATTCGGGTGCCGATGAATCATGCGCTTACCGTCCGGTTAGATCCCTTCCTGATAACCACTTCCGAAAATGTCAAATCTTACAGCGCTCAAAAGCGCCGTTGTTACTATCCACACGAACGATATTTACGCTTCTTTCGTATCTACACCAAACGTAACTGCGAGCTGGAGTGTTTGGCCAACTTTACGCTACACATGTGTGGTTGCGTTCAGTATTCGATGCCACGACCACCAGGCGTATATATCTGTGGTATTGGACGGTTAGAGTGTTGCGATCAGGCGGAATTGATTCTACAGGAGCAAGGGTTGCGTTTGGTGGACAACTCGTCCAAAATGTTGCTGCAATCGTGTCACTGTTTGCCGGCCTGTATCTTTCTCGAGTACAAGACGGAAATTTCGCAGGCACACTTTGACTGGCAACGGCTCACCAGCACGGTCCATCTGTACGAGAAGGAAATGAACCA CTCGGAAATGTCATCTATATCGATCTACTACAAGGAGCCGCAGTTCATCTCTATCAAACGCAATCAACTGTTCGGGCTGAACGATTTCATAGCTAATTGTGGTGGTATTCTTGGTTTGTTCATGGGTGTGAGCCTTCTTAGCATTGTTGAGATACTGTATTACTTTACAATGAAGCCGCTGATCAACCATTTTATGCAGAAACATCGGAAGAACCACAAAATAGCTACAGTGGAACCTTATGTCCCAGGAGGTACCTATAGTTCTGTGTTCAACAAGTTCTTACGAGATATTGTTTGA